From a single Miltoncostaea oceani genomic region:
- the pyk gene encoding pyruvate kinase, giving the protein MRTLRATKILATIGPASAAPEVLRSLADAGMDGARINLSHGCLEEWVACAQNIRALSQEIDRPITVLADLQGPKIRLAADTDRREIGIGEEVIIVSGRETPEGSLAIAWDEVCQAAVPGQSEIIVGDGTPRLSVVDRATYLGAPALVATCTRSGQVGPRKGAFVTHVSSSAPALSEKDLDDLDHMREIDPDLVALSFVRGPADIDTLRRELDARGLLNTRIVAKIEKAEAMSCLDEIVERADAIMVARGDLGIELGIAAVPLAQKRIIRAAASAGKLVITATQMLESMHHSSEPTRAEATDVANAILDGTSAVMLSGETAQGSFPVEAVLQMDAIARAAEAGGMFALEHDAAELDEAEAVMMAAALLGDKRRCSAFIVPTETGGSARAIARQRPAAPILALCHHPRVARQMALERGVVPRHFPALDQMDEMIEEAMAAARTTLVLSDSDTVVLCYGPVVARRGATNLIVIRRAGDAPA; this is encoded by the coding sequence GTGAGGACTCTCCGAGCGACCAAGATCCTGGCGACGATCGGACCGGCGAGCGCCGCTCCCGAGGTACTGCGCTCACTCGCGGACGCCGGGATGGACGGGGCGCGGATCAACCTCTCACACGGCTGCCTCGAGGAGTGGGTCGCCTGCGCGCAGAACATCCGCGCGCTCTCGCAGGAGATCGACCGACCGATCACCGTCCTCGCCGACCTCCAGGGGCCGAAGATCCGCCTCGCCGCCGACACCGACCGTCGTGAGATCGGCATCGGCGAGGAGGTCATCATCGTCTCGGGGCGTGAGACACCGGAAGGCTCGCTGGCGATCGCATGGGATGAGGTCTGCCAGGCGGCGGTGCCGGGACAGTCCGAGATCATCGTCGGTGACGGGACCCCGCGTCTGTCGGTGGTAGACCGCGCCACCTACCTCGGCGCCCCGGCCCTGGTCGCCACCTGCACGCGCTCCGGCCAGGTCGGACCCCGCAAGGGCGCCTTCGTCACGCACGTCTCGAGCTCGGCGCCGGCGCTGAGCGAGAAGGACCTCGACGACCTGGACCACATGCGTGAGATCGACCCGGACCTGGTCGCCCTCAGCTTCGTCCGCGGCCCCGCTGACATCGACACCTTGCGCCGGGAGCTCGACGCCCGCGGCCTGCTGAACACGAGGATCGTCGCGAAGATCGAGAAGGCGGAGGCGATGTCCTGCCTCGACGAGATCGTCGAGCGAGCCGACGCCATCATGGTGGCCCGCGGCGACCTCGGGATCGAGCTCGGGATCGCCGCGGTCCCGCTGGCCCAGAAGCGGATCATCCGCGCCGCCGCCTCGGCCGGCAAGCTGGTCATCACCGCCACCCAGATGCTCGAGTCGATGCACCACTCGAGCGAGCCGACCCGGGCTGAGGCGACTGATGTCGCCAACGCGATCCTCGACGGCACGAGCGCGGTCATGCTCTCCGGGGAGACCGCACAGGGTTCGTTCCCGGTCGAAGCGGTCCTGCAGATGGACGCGATCGCACGTGCCGCCGAGGCGGGCGGGATGTTCGCCTTGGAACACGACGCGGCCGAGCTCGATGAGGCGGAGGCCGTGATGATGGCCGCGGCCCTTCTCGGCGACAAGAGACGGTGCTCGGCCTTCATCGTCCCGACTGAGACCGGCGGGTCGGCGCGCGCGATCGCCCGACAGCGACCGGCCGCCCCGATCCTCGCCCTCTGCCACCACCCGCGCGTCGCACGCCAGATGGCCCTGGAGCGCGGGGTCGTCCCGCGCCACTTCCCGGCGCTGGATCAGATGGACGAGATGATCGAGGAGGCGATGGCCGCGGCCCGGACGACTCTCGTCCTCTCGGACTCCGACACGGTGGTGCTCTGCTACGGCCCCGTGGTCGCGCGACGCGGTGCGACGAATCTCATCGTCATCCGCCGCGCCGGCGACGCGCCCGCCTAG
- a CDS encoding HD-GYP domain-containing protein, with protein sequence MRASAESETSIIEIARAASEFDLETLRRAIIQEVTSLAPAGSALYLFEASGDQAILVGRSEGAPDWPATGRMAEMMPSAEGVEFSGGDGEVAMISVPLRRGGQISGAIFARGADIDAEDMRSWSELSVLGALLPPAERGPLPDSDPLGDAVRAHLQSRSQPGDAWLTIFDFAPEEGSTTSAVNELSRSIEREADRSSALRVAITPTRVAMVLDAPGGLAPLARIELLVERLSLEARAMSCHAVFSVGLSRWEADEEGFDGIVERAQKALETAVSNGGGIVVVEAGPPGGLTPIAHSHAGLRALAHAIDLKDPNTNRHSERVSALAGEIARVLLWSDSDIERLREAALVHDVGKIGVPDAILFKEGALTPAESEVIAQHAELGARIVSEILDPDQVSWVRSHHERWDGNGYPDGAAEDAIPEGALIISVADAFDAMTTPRHYRHQIEPAQARSICAAEAGHQFAPHAVEAFLSLGEVDGRMTQ encoded by the coding sequence ATGAGAGCCAGCGCGGAATCGGAGACCTCGATCATCGAGATCGCCCGGGCTGCAAGCGAGTTCGATCTCGAGACCCTTCGTCGCGCCATCATCCAGGAGGTTACGAGTCTCGCACCCGCTGGTAGCGCGCTGTACCTGTTCGAGGCGAGCGGCGATCAGGCGATCCTAGTCGGAAGAAGTGAGGGGGCGCCGGACTGGCCGGCGACCGGCAGGATGGCGGAGATGATGCCCTCGGCGGAGGGCGTGGAGTTCTCGGGCGGAGATGGTGAGGTGGCGATGATCAGCGTCCCTCTGCGCCGGGGCGGTCAGATTTCGGGAGCGATCTTCGCCCGCGGGGCGGACATCGATGCAGAGGACATGCGTTCCTGGTCAGAACTGTCAGTCCTCGGCGCCTTACTACCGCCGGCCGAGCGCGGACCCCTCCCTGACAGCGATCCTCTCGGCGATGCCGTCCGCGCGCACCTTCAGAGCAGGAGCCAGCCCGGGGACGCCTGGCTGACGATCTTCGACTTCGCCCCCGAAGAGGGGTCTACAACCAGCGCGGTCAACGAGCTGAGCCGCTCGATCGAGCGCGAAGCCGACCGATCGAGCGCGCTCCGGGTGGCGATCACGCCTACGCGCGTGGCGATGGTGCTCGATGCGCCCGGGGGTCTCGCCCCGCTGGCGCGGATCGAGCTTCTGGTCGAGCGGCTCTCCCTCGAAGCGCGCGCGATGAGTTGCCATGCGGTCTTCTCGGTCGGGCTGAGCCGATGGGAGGCTGATGAGGAGGGCTTCGACGGGATCGTCGAGAGGGCGCAGAAGGCCCTCGAGACGGCGGTCTCCAACGGAGGGGGCATCGTGGTGGTCGAGGCGGGGCCGCCGGGCGGCCTCACCCCCATCGCGCACAGCCATGCCGGCTTGCGTGCGCTCGCGCACGCCATCGACCTGAAGGACCCCAACACCAACCGGCACTCGGAGCGGGTGAGCGCGTTGGCCGGGGAGATCGCCCGGGTGCTGCTCTGGAGCGACTCCGACATTGAACGCCTGCGTGAGGCGGCACTCGTCCACGATGTGGGGAAGATCGGTGTCCCCGACGCCATCCTCTTCAAGGAGGGGGCCCTGACCCCCGCCGAGAGCGAGGTCATCGCCCAGCACGCCGAGCTCGGCGCGCGCATCGTCTCCGAGATCCTCGACCCCGATCAGGTGTCATGGGTCCGCTCTCATCACGAGCGTTGGGACGGCAACGGCTATCCCGACGGCGCGGCAGAGGACGCGATCCCCGAGGGGGCGCTGATCATCAGCGTCGCCGACGCCTTCGACGCGATGACCACGCCGCGCCACTACCGCCATCAGATCGAGCCGGCGCAGGCGAGGAGCATCTGCGCCGCCGAAGCCGGCCATCAGTTCGCTCCCCATGCCGTCGAGGCCTTCCTCTCCCTTGGCGAGGTGGATGGGCGGATGACCCAGTGA
- a CDS encoding response regulator transcription factor — MIDDRAEAREAIREVTRRAGYEVTAVADGREGLRQLFQSTVDLVLLDLVMPDMTGWDLISAIRDITEVPIIVVSGRDTELDRVRVLNAGANDFLAKPFGNQELLARIAARLRDRRAHVEQLEQVYEDRCIRIDFSLREVRVRGSEVLLTRLEFKLLVALVLSRSRTLGHDDLLRSVWGESEGSSTTHVKTYIGYLRRKLDGVEPGLGTRLILTVRGFGYRFQPCASADSPAD; from the coding sequence GTGATCGACGACCGCGCCGAGGCGCGCGAGGCGATCCGCGAGGTCACCCGGAGGGCCGGCTACGAGGTCACAGCAGTGGCCGACGGACGCGAGGGGCTGCGCCAGCTCTTCCAATCCACCGTCGACCTGGTGCTCCTTGATCTCGTGATGCCCGACATGACGGGCTGGGACCTGATCTCGGCGATTCGCGACATCACCGAGGTTCCGATCATCGTCGTCAGTGGACGGGATACCGAGCTGGACCGGGTGCGTGTCCTCAACGCCGGCGCCAACGACTTCCTCGCCAAGCCCTTCGGCAATCAGGAGCTGCTCGCACGGATCGCCGCCCGTCTGCGTGATCGCCGGGCTCACGTCGAGCAGCTCGAGCAGGTGTATGAGGATCGCTGCATCAGGATTGACTTCTCTCTCCGGGAGGTGCGGGTCCGCGGCAGTGAAGTGCTGCTGACCCGCCTGGAGTTCAAGCTGCTCGTCGCCTTGGTCCTCAGTAGGAGCCGGACACTCGGCCACGACGACCTTCTGCGAAGCGTCTGGGGGGAGTCGGAGGGATCCTCGACCACCCACGTGAAGACCTACATCGGCTACCTGCGTCGCAAGCTGGACGGCGTCGAGCCGGGCCTCGGAACCCGCCTGATCCTTACCGTCAGGGGCTTTGGCTACCGCTTTCAGCCGTGCGCGTCCGCCGACAGTCCCGCGGACTAA
- a CDS encoding HAMP domain-containing sensor histidine kinase, translated as MSPLRGFIRHPQRDSSLIGLLLLTTAGASCAAGRFLWQRRARDDEIRVLLHELKNPCAVTLSYLELMDEQAETLSEEQGRWIKSALIAQRRLASVVESFTGRSWDAGGAAAIAGQTRFVCMSRLLARQVEEIRVLASREGVEIDVDGDTAIEVVGNVVRLSQLLSNLIENAVRHSGKGGRVSVLVSRHEGNARVEVRDEGPGFPADPNEMFEPFRAHGPSGQFGIGLAVAELVAREHGGSVSVVRPGEPGARVRFELPLSPRDCRRTRTAESGSQSP; from the coding sequence ATGTCGCCCCTGCGCGGATTCATCCGACACCCCCAGAGAGATTCGTCTCTCATCGGTCTGTTATTGCTGACAACGGCGGGGGCCTCTTGCGCCGCCGGCCGCTTCCTCTGGCAACGGCGTGCACGCGACGACGAGATACGCGTTCTCTTGCATGAGTTGAAGAACCCGTGTGCCGTTACGCTGAGCTACCTCGAGCTGATGGACGAGCAGGCCGAGACACTGAGCGAGGAGCAGGGGCGTTGGATCAAGTCGGCGCTCATCGCCCAGCGCCGACTTGCTTCAGTGGTCGAGAGCTTCACCGGCCGCTCCTGGGACGCGGGGGGCGCCGCAGCGATTGCGGGCCAGACCCGGTTCGTCTGCATGAGTCGCCTGCTCGCGCGGCAGGTCGAGGAGATCCGGGTGCTGGCCTCGCGCGAGGGGGTCGAGATCGACGTCGATGGGGATACGGCGATCGAAGTGGTCGGAAACGTCGTCCGACTCTCACAGCTTCTCTCGAACCTGATCGAGAACGCGGTCCGACACTCCGGCAAGGGCGGGAGGGTGTCGGTGCTCGTGAGCCGGCACGAGGGGAACGCCCGGGTCGAGGTGCGGGACGAGGGGCCGGGATTCCCTGCGGATCCCAACGAGATGTTCGAGCCCTTCAGGGCGCACGGGCCCTCCGGTCAGTTCGGGATCGGATTGGCCGTTGCGGAGCTCGTCGCGCGTGAGCACGGCGGATCGGTGTCCGTGGTCCGTCCCGGGGAGCCGGGCGCGCGTGTGCGGTTCGAGCTTCCGCTTAGTCCGCGGGACTGTCGGCGGACGCGCACGGCTGAAAGCGGTAGCCAAAGCCCCTGA